In one window of Mauremys reevesii isolate NIE-2019 linkage group 22, ASM1616193v1, whole genome shotgun sequence DNA:
- the LOC120388806 gene encoding probable G-protein coupled receptor 132 has product MLNASAPCPSNASRCGVDFQVGQELVVSLYGLVFLLGLATNALTLWPILQQVRLGNVLAVYLLGLAASDVLYLFTLPLWMLYVWRGHRWTLSSLACHAAGFVFYSNMYVSVLLLCLISLERYLAVAHPLRSLGLRSRRSAAVASALVAVLVFTFHVGIALRSPEPANASCYDSYPLQPGVARFNYFRVAAGFALPLLVLAVSYLKIFQGVRASSTLLGWQKAKVKRLSLGVIGIFLLCFAPYHLLLLVRTVASAVLDGCSLCSFEQRLHLPFSLALALSSLNSALDPVLYALVSDSIKGDLRKVFGYVVRAPPPGTVTSLAL; this is encoded by the coding sequence ATGCTGAACGCCAGCGCCCCCTGCCCGTCCAACGCCTCGCGCTGCGGGGTGGATTTCCAGGTTGGCCAGGAGCTGGTGGTTTCTCTCTACGGTCTCGTCTTCCTGCTCGGCCTGGCCACCAACGCGCTGACCCTGTGGCCCATCCTGCAGCAGGTGCGGCTGGGCAACGTGCTGGCCGTCTACCTGCTGGGCCTGGCCGCCTCTGACGTGCTCTACCTGTTCACCCTGCCGCTGTGGATGCTGTACGTGTGGCGCGGGCACCGGTGGACCCTGAgcagcctggcctgccacgccgcCGGCTTCGTCTTCTACTCCAACATGTACGTCAGCGTCCTGCTCCTCTGCCTCATCTCCCTGGAGCGCTACCTGGCCGTGGCCCACCCGCTCCGCTCCCTGGGCCTGCGGAGCCGCCGCTCGGCCGCCGTCGCCAGCGCCCTGGTGGCCGTGCTGGTTTTCACCTTCCACGTGGGCATCGCCCTGCGCTCCCCGGAGCCGGCCAACGCCTCCTGCTACGACAGCTACCCGCTGCAGCCCGGCGTGGCCCGGTTCAACTACTTCCGGGTGGCCGCCGGCTTCGCGCTGCCCTTGCTGGTCCTGGCGGTCTCCTACCTCAAGATCTTCCAGGGGGTGCGGGCCAGCAGCACCCTGCTGGGCTGGCAGAAGGCCAAGGTGAAGCGGCTCTCGCTGGGCGTCATCGGCATCTTCCTGCTCTGCTTCGCCCCCtaccacctgctgctgctggtgcggACGGTGGCCTCCGCGGTGCTAGACGGCTGCTCCCTCTGCTCCTTCGAGCAGCGGCTCCACCTGCCCttctccctggccctggccctgtccAGCCTCAACAGCGCCCTGGACCCCGTCCTCTACGCCCTGGTGAGTGACAGCATCAAAGGCGACCTACGGAAGGTGTTCGGCTACGTGGTGCGCGCCCCGCCGCCCGGCACCGTCACCTCTCTGGCCTTGTGA